In Calothrix sp. PCC 7507, one DNA window encodes the following:
- the pseI gene encoding pseudaminic acid synthase, whose protein sequence is MNEIKIQQYNIGHFHRPFIIAEMSGNHNQSLDVALEIVEAAAKAGVHGLKIQTYTADTMTLDIDEGEFYINDSQSLWSGKSLYQLYQKAYTSWEWHKPIFDRCKELGIIGFSTPFDATAVDFLESLNVPCYKIASFENTDLPLIRKIASTGKPMIISTGMATISELDETVRTAREAGCQNLILLKCTSSYPATPKDTNLLTVPHLRDLFNVQVGLSDHTMGIGVAVASVALGATFIEKHFTLCRADGGVDSAFSMEPEEMHQLVVETQRAWEALGKVNYGPTEAEKASLNFRRSLYITQDMKTGDIFTPENLKAIRPGLGLPPKYYDFLLGKQIKQDVKRGTPARWDWVS, encoded by the coding sequence ATGAATGAAATAAAAATCCAGCAATATAATATAGGTCATTTCCACAGGCCTTTTATAATTGCTGAAATGTCTGGTAATCACAACCAATCATTAGACGTAGCTCTAGAAATTGTTGAAGCAGCGGCGAAAGCTGGGGTACATGGTCTGAAAATCCAGACTTATACTGCCGACACAATGACTTTAGATATAGACGAGGGTGAATTTTATATTAATGATTCTCAAAGTTTGTGGAGTGGTAAATCACTGTATCAGCTATACCAAAAAGCTTATACATCTTGGGAATGGCATAAACCTATATTTGATCGGTGTAAGGAACTAGGAATCATTGGTTTTAGTACTCCCTTTGATGCTACTGCTGTGGATTTTCTCGAATCATTGAATGTACCTTGCTATAAAATCGCTTCTTTTGAAAATACTGATTTGCCTCTAATTCGCAAAATTGCCAGTACTGGTAAACCGATGATTATATCCACTGGTATGGCGACAATTTCAGAGTTAGATGAAACAGTGCGGACAGCACGGGAAGCTGGTTGTCAGAATTTGATATTACTCAAATGCACGAGTTCGTATCCAGCTACACCAAAGGATACCAACTTACTAACCGTCCCCCATTTGCGTGATTTGTTCAATGTACAGGTGGGGTTATCGGATCACACAATGGGAATTGGTGTTGCTGTTGCAAGTGTTGCGTTAGGAGCGACATTTATTGAGAAACACTTTACTCTCTGTCGAGCTGATGGTGGTGTTGATTCCGCTTTTTCAATGGAACCAGAAGAAATGCATCAACTAGTTGTTGAGACTCAAAGAGCTTGGGAAGCGCTGGGTAAGGTAAATTACGGCCCGACAGAAGCGGAGAAAGCATCGTTAAATTTTAGGCGATCGCTCTACATTACCCAAGACATGAAGACGGGAGATATATTTACGCCGGAGAATCTGAAAGCAATACGTCCTGGTCTTGGCTTACCACCAAAGTATTACGATTTTCTCCTTGGTAAACAAATCAAACAAGATGTCAAAAGAGGAACACCAGCTAGATGGGATTGGGTAAGTTAG
- the pseH gene encoding UDP-4-amino-4,6-dideoxy-N-acetyl-beta-L-altrosamine N-acetyltransferase: MEKPKSEDYRLRALNESDLEQVLEWRNSERIRTNMYTDHIISIEEHREWFKKISLDNNAVYKVFEFKGRSLGVVNATQIDRVNQKCSWAFYLGDENVPFGSGAVMEFLFLEYVFEELKIRKLCCEVFVFNLTTIKLHKKFGFREEGYFKQHILKNNTYEDVISMALLVDEWIITKPKLEKLCFSQK; encoded by the coding sequence ATGGAAAAACCTAAGAGTGAAGATTACCGACTCAGAGCCTTGAATGAGTCAGATTTAGAGCAGGTCTTGGAATGGCGTAATTCTGAGCGTATTCGTACCAATATGTACACTGACCATATTATTAGTATAGAGGAACATAGAGAATGGTTTAAAAAAATATCTTTAGATAATAATGCTGTTTATAAGGTATTTGAGTTTAAGGGGCGTTCATTAGGAGTAGTTAATGCTACTCAAATAGATAGAGTTAACCAAAAATGTTCTTGGGCTTTTTATTTAGGCGATGAAAACGTACCTTTTGGTAGTGGAGCAGTCATGGAATTTCTTTTCTTGGAATACGTTTTTGAAGAATTGAAAATTAGGAAGTTATGCTGTGAAGTTTTCGTATTTAACTTGACAACTATTAAGTTACACAAAAAGTTTGGTTTTAGAGAAGAAGGTTACTTTAAGCAGCATATATTAAAAAATAATACATACGAAGATGTCATAAGCATGGCTCTATTAGTTGATGAATGGATAATCACTAAACCTAAATTAGAAAAATTATGTTTTTCACAAAAATAA
- a CDS encoding phytanoyl-CoA dioxygenase family protein: MKLRSYQFEQLVEQGYLSLNQVINQEKCKQVLEYIKKTRNFGLDLFLDEADFRDNPQYKGVNPIPGRNLLEEIDLSFIEQSTILYPLLTELLGDDYYIVIKKVICGLPKQWIPHWVLSEIQDIPVANVGCFIKPEYRDITYFQGIDFHQDIIDYKKRSSDFITLYVYLDEVSELDSPLFILPESHKFGATTFPHDLVRSEHAPNGWKYSDRRGNHKLLQCHTLTGVAGDVWFWHPCFLHGTQPTLISRSRISLRYIIAKSATASKTFLDYVNSKINAPLSLESTRVDISDVGKSIVRGNIINGKT, from the coding sequence ATGAAACTCAGGTCTTATCAGTTCGAACAATTAGTTGAGCAAGGCTACCTTTCTCTCAATCAGGTTATCAATCAAGAAAAGTGCAAACAAGTACTAGAATATATAAAAAAAACTAGGAACTTTGGTCTAGACTTGTTCCTAGATGAAGCAGATTTTCGTGATAATCCCCAGTACAAAGGTGTAAATCCCATACCTGGCAGAAATCTTCTAGAAGAAATTGATCTCAGTTTTATAGAACAAAGTACAATTCTTTATCCACTACTAACAGAATTGTTAGGCGATGATTATTATATTGTCATCAAAAAAGTAATTTGTGGATTGCCAAAGCAGTGGATACCTCACTGGGTATTATCAGAAATTCAAGATATTCCAGTTGCGAATGTAGGATGTTTTATCAAACCAGAATATCGAGATATTACTTATTTCCAAGGAATAGATTTTCACCAAGATATAATTGATTATAAAAAACGTTCCTCAGATTTTATTACTCTTTATGTATATTTAGATGAGGTTTCTGAATTAGATTCTCCTTTGTTTATACTGCCTGAAAGCCATAAATTTGGAGCTACAACATTTCCTCATGATTTAGTACGTAGTGAACACGCTCCTAATGGTTGGAAATATTCAGATCGCCGAGGTAATCATAAACTCTTGCAGTGTCATACATTAACAGGGGTTGCTGGTGATGTCTGGTTTTGGCATCCTTGTTTTTTGCATGGTACTCAACCGACATTAATATCTCGTTCTAGAATATCTTTGCGCTATATAATTGCCAAATCTGCAACTGCTTCAAAGACATTTTTAGACTATGTAAATAGTAAAATAAATGCCCCTTTGTCTCTTGAGAGTACAAGGGTTGATATTAGTGATGTAGGTAAATCTATTGTAAGAGGAAATATCATTAATGGAAAAACCTAA
- the pseG gene encoding UDP-2,4-diacetamido-2,4,6-trideoxy-beta-L-altropyranose hydrolase, whose product MNLVIRTDASSEIGTGHLMRCFALAQTWQKNQGAVVFCINNQASVLASRLISQAIQVVYLKSLPGSNEDAQEISNLAQQLSCQWIVVDGYHFDAEYQLIIKNSGLKLLFIDDYGHSKHYYANIILNQNVSAHESLYTNREAYTQLLLGTCYTLLRQEFWQWQGWQRINPNIAHKLLITMGGADPDNVTLKVIKGLQLLSVQKLEVVVVVGGNNPHYEQLKLASQALKFPIQIKRNVTNMPELMAWADLGVTAGGSTCWELAFMGLPSLILILAENQQAIAQKLNAMGVAINLGWHQNISAINIADVVSQLLVSDQTRLEMTKCGLGLVDGQGADRVVMFLTGKNST is encoded by the coding sequence ATGAATTTGGTAATTCGTACAGATGCTTCAAGTGAAATTGGTACAGGTCATTTAATGCGTTGTTTTGCTTTAGCCCAGACCTGGCAAAAAAATCAAGGGGCAGTTGTTTTCTGCATAAATAATCAAGCGTCAGTTTTAGCCTCTCGATTAATATCACAAGCCATACAAGTTGTTTACTTAAAATCATTGCCGGGAAGTAATGAAGATGCTCAAGAAATATCAAATTTGGCACAGCAGCTAAGTTGTCAATGGATTGTAGTAGATGGCTATCATTTTGACGCAGAATATCAACTAATAATTAAAAATTCTGGGTTAAAGCTTTTATTTATTGATGATTATGGACACTCAAAACATTACTATGCCAATATTATCTTAAATCAAAACGTTTCTGCCCATGAAAGTTTATATACAAATCGAGAAGCTTACACTCAATTATTACTTGGCACATGCTATACATTATTGCGACAGGAGTTTTGGCAGTGGCAAGGATGGCAACGAATAAACCCGAATATAGCCCATAAGCTACTAATTACAATGGGAGGTGCTGACCCTGATAACGTCACTTTGAAAGTGATTAAAGGGTTACAGCTACTATCAGTTCAAAAACTAGAGGTTGTGGTTGTTGTCGGCGGAAATAATCCTCATTATGAACAATTGAAATTAGCGTCACAAGCATTAAAGTTTCCAATTCAAATAAAAAGGAATGTTACAAATATGCCTGAGTTAATGGCTTGGGCTGATTTAGGGGTAACTGCTGGTGGTAGTACTTGCTGGGAACTAGCTTTTATGGGTTTACCCAGTTTGATTCTAATTTTGGCAGAAAACCAACAAGCGATCGCCCAAAAATTAAATGCAATGGGAGTAGCCATAAATCTAGGTTGGCATCAAAATATTTCAGCTATCAACATAGCAGACGTAGTTTCACAGTTACTTGTATCAGATCAAACACGATTAGAAATGACCAAATGCGGGTTAGGTTTGGTTGATGGTCAAGGGGCTGATAGAGTTGTCATGTTTTTGACAGGCAAAAACTCAACTTAA
- a CDS encoding bifunctional 2-polyprenyl-6-hydroxyphenol methylase/3-demethylubiquinol 3-O-methyltransferase UbiG, with the protein MFKEADIRPKELLAGQAAILADDINLLLKYKNDFISVACPACCSTNSDRIYEKYGIQFVICRECETVYANPRPRPEHLEEYYKYSKNYAYWNKYIFPASEATRREKIFKPRVQKVIDICHRFNVSTDTILEVGTGFGIFCEEIKKTGVFRRVLGVEPTPDLAETCRHRGIEVIEKPIEQIDFGNSRIDVIVNFEVIEHLFSPKEFVLKCYEFLVEGGIFILTCPNVKGFDIATLGNISSSVDNEHINLFNIHSLTILLESCGFEVIERQTPGQLDAELVRNKIISGEFDVNNQPFLKQILMDEWESKGEAFQKFLSENQLSSNMLLVARKP; encoded by the coding sequence ATGTTTAAAGAAGCAGACATTCGCCCAAAAGAATTATTAGCAGGACAAGCTGCAATATTAGCTGATGATATAAATCTTTTACTAAAGTACAAAAATGATTTTATATCTGTTGCTTGTCCTGCTTGCTGTTCAACAAATAGCGATCGCATTTATGAAAAGTACGGTATTCAGTTTGTAATTTGCCGAGAATGTGAAACAGTTTACGCTAATCCAAGACCTAGACCAGAACATCTGGAAGAGTATTATAAATACTCAAAAAATTATGCCTATTGGAATAAATATATATTTCCAGCATCTGAAGCTACAAGAAGAGAAAAAATTTTCAAGCCAAGAGTTCAAAAAGTTATTGATATTTGTCACAGATTTAATGTATCAACAGACACGATATTAGAGGTGGGAACAGGATTTGGTATTTTTTGCGAAGAGATTAAAAAAACTGGTGTCTTCCGTAGAGTGTTAGGGGTAGAACCTACTCCAGATCTAGCTGAAACCTGTCGTCATCGTGGTATAGAGGTAATTGAAAAACCTATAGAACAAATTGATTTTGGGAATAGCCGCATTGATGTAATTGTTAATTTTGAAGTAATTGAGCATCTATTCTCGCCTAAAGAATTTGTATTGAAGTGTTATGAATTTCTAGTTGAAGGAGGAATATTTATTTTAACTTGTCCTAATGTCAAAGGATTTGATATAGCAACTTTAGGAAACATTTCTAGTTCTGTTGATAATGAACATATTAATTTGTTCAATATTCACTCCTTAACGATTTTATTAGAATCTTGTGGTTTTGAAGTTATTGAGAGGCAAACTCCAGGGCAGTTGGATGCTGAATTAGTACGCAACAAAATTATTTCTGGTGAATTTGATGTGAATAATCAACCTTTTTTAAAACAAATATTAATGGATGAGTGGGAAAGTAAAGGCGAAGCTTTCCAGAAATTTTTATCGGAAAATCAACTCTCATCAAATATGTTGCTGGTAGCTAGGAAGCCTTAG
- a CDS encoding phytanoyl-CoA dioxygenase family protein: protein MLTNSQIEQFHKDGFLLVPSVLEKEQVVELRNSLINLFNSKITFEGDTDHLRNDICNRYQEFRWLVIHQPIVSALKSLLGNDFVYLPEIGAHKSFYSTWHKDTTSQEAAGLQFQWQPNYLMIEAAIYLQDNDEYGGGLDVIPGSHLYPDLSTNSAAHDFWSKITPPPYIHSVQSKAGDLILFDFRINHQASLPTKCSVNLIPDSKQKLAIFIACSANNKYVVSYKKFIYSRPSYHYLKDYQYQEDFLQLVRDNGLILA, encoded by the coding sequence ATGCTTACTAATAGTCAAATAGAACAGTTCCACAAAGATGGATTTCTACTAGTACCATCTGTTTTAGAAAAAGAGCAAGTTGTAGAATTAAGAAATTCTCTTATTAATTTGTTCAACTCAAAAATCACATTTGAAGGAGATACTGATCATTTACGGAATGATATTTGCAATAGATATCAAGAATTTAGGTGGCTAGTTATACATCAGCCTATCGTCTCTGCTTTAAAGTCTTTATTAGGAAACGACTTTGTTTATCTTCCTGAAATCGGGGCACATAAATCTTTTTATTCAACTTGGCATAAAGATACAACATCACAAGAAGCTGCGGGACTCCAGTTTCAATGGCAACCTAATTATTTAATGATAGAAGCAGCAATATATCTTCAAGATAATGATGAATATGGTGGTGGTCTTGATGTGATTCCAGGTTCTCATCTGTATCCTGATCTATCAACAAATAGTGCAGCGCATGATTTTTGGTCAAAAATTACGCCACCACCGTATATTCATTCAGTTCAAAGTAAAGCTGGTGACTTGATTTTATTTGATTTTCGCATTAATCATCAAGCCTCGCTACCAACAAAATGTTCTGTAAATTTGATACCAGATTCAAAGCAGAAACTTGCAATTTTTATTGCCTGTAGTGCCAATAATAAGTATGTTGTTAGCTATAAAAAATTTATTTATAGCCGACCAAGTTATCACTATTTGAAAGATTATCAATATCAAGAAGATTTTCTACAACTAGTTAGAGATAACGGATTAATACTTGCTTAA
- a CDS encoding N-acetyl sugar amidotransferase — MSVQYCTKCVYPSSSAVPLMFDEEGVCSGCRVHEQKKSINWEQRWQWLQELTDEYRSDSNYDIVIPVSGGKDSYFQTHIAVKELGLKALLVTYHGNNYLPEGEYNLYRMREVFDCDHIIVRPSVDALIKMNRVGFKLQGDMNWHAHCGIFTVPIQVAVRYKVPLLLWGEHGFMDLGGMYSYNDLVEFTAKHRLEHNLRGYDWDDFTDDGLEKLGRSEVKEGLTAKNLMWGQYPSDEEIDQVGVRGLYLFNFLDWEGNQQTKLMTELYGWRPAEQPFERTYRRISNLDDMHENGIHDYLKFIKFGYGRGSDHACRDIRPGIMTREQGIEMVRKYDHVKPRRDLERWLKYVDMTEEEFDYICDTFRDRRVWRIEDGQWVKDNIWGEPSAYGSVHQS; from the coding sequence ATGTCAGTTCAATATTGTACAAAATGTGTTTATCCTTCATCAAGTGCAGTTCCTTTAATGTTTGATGAGGAAGGAGTTTGTTCTGGGTGTCGTGTTCATGAACAGAAAAAGTCTATAAATTGGGAGCAGCGCTGGCAATGGTTACAAGAACTTACTGATGAGTATCGTAGTGATAGTAACTATGACATTGTTATCCCAGTTAGTGGAGGTAAAGATAGTTACTTTCAGACTCACATTGCGGTTAAAGAATTAGGACTCAAGGCACTTTTAGTAACCTATCACGGTAACAACTATCTCCCTGAAGGTGAATACAATCTTTATCGTATGCGCGAGGTATTTGATTGCGACCACATAATTGTTCGCCCCAGTGTGGATGCGCTGATTAAAATGAATCGTGTTGGTTTCAAGCTACAGGGTGATATGAACTGGCACGCACACTGCGGCATTTTTACAGTACCTATTCAAGTCGCAGTTCGTTACAAAGTACCGTTGCTCTTGTGGGGTGAACACGGCTTTATGGATTTGGGAGGTATGTATTCCTACAATGACTTAGTGGAGTTTACCGCCAAACATCGTCTAGAGCATAACCTTAGAGGATATGACTGGGATGATTTCACCGATGATGGTTTGGAAAAGCTGGGGCGTTCTGAAGTCAAAGAAGGTTTGACAGCTAAAAATTTGATGTGGGGACAGTATCCATCTGATGAAGAGATTGATCAAGTAGGGGTGCGTGGCCTCTACTTATTCAACTTTCTAGACTGGGAAGGAAATCAACAAACTAAGCTGATGACGGAACTCTATGGGTGGCGTCCAGCAGAGCAACCTTTTGAGCGTACTTACCGCAGAATATCTAACTTAGATGATATGCACGAAAACGGCATACATGATTATCTAAAGTTTATTAAATTCGGCTATGGACGTGGATCAGATCATGCATGTAGAGATATTCGACCCGGCATTATGACCCGTGAGCAGGGAATTGAGATGGTAAGAAAGTACGATCATGTCAAGCCTCGTCGAGATTTAGAACGCTGGTTGAAGTACGTGGATATGACTGAAGAGGAGTTTGACTACATTTGTGATACTTTTCGCGATCGCCGTGTGTGGCGTATTGAGGATGGACAGTGGGTAAAAGATAACATTTGGGGAGAACCATCAGCTTATGGCTCTGTTCATCAAAGTTAA
- the hisF gene encoding imidazole glycerol phosphate synthase subunit HisF, producing the protein MIPKLKIMLKKRLIPILLLKNGLLVRSELFKVHQIIGNPIHEVKRFNEWNIDELIYLDISQNHTYDLRRDDHKIKDLTEPLTILEEVSKTCFMPLTWGGKIRTIDQMQQIISRGADKITINTTAVENPDLITQAANFLGSQAIVVSIDVFRHPSGETEVFIDGGSKPTGMKPEDWAKEAEKRGAGEILLNSINRDGTGQGYDLELINVVTSNTKIPVIACGGVGRYEHYVEGIKAGASAVAAANIWHFKELSDRGGKRALAKAGVEVRL; encoded by the coding sequence TTGATTCCAAAATTAAAGATAATGCTTAAAAAAAGACTTATACCTATTTTACTCCTAAAAAATGGCTTACTAGTTCGTAGCGAGTTGTTTAAAGTCCATCAAATTATTGGTAATCCTATTCATGAAGTTAAACGTTTTAACGAATGGAATATTGATGAATTAATATATCTCGATATTAGTCAAAACCACACATACGACTTACGTCGTGATGACCACAAAATTAAAGATTTAACAGAACCACTAACAATATTAGAGGAAGTTAGTAAAACTTGTTTTATGCCGTTAACTTGGGGAGGAAAAATTCGTACAATTGACCAGATGCAACAAATAATTAGTAGAGGTGCTGATAAAATTACAATCAATACTACAGCAGTAGAAAATCCAGATTTAATTACTCAAGCTGCAAACTTTTTAGGTAGTCAAGCAATTGTAGTTAGTATTGATGTGTTTCGACATCCTAGTGGAGAAACAGAGGTTTTTATTGATGGTGGTAGTAAGCCTACAGGTATGAAACCTGAAGACTGGGCTAAAGAAGCAGAAAAAAGAGGAGCAGGGGAGATTTTACTGAATAGTATAAATCGTGATGGGACTGGACAAGGCTATGATTTAGAACTCATCAATGTAGTTACCTCTAACACTAAAATCCCAGTTATTGCTTGTGGTGGCGTTGGTAGATATGAGCATTATGTAGAAGGTATAAAAGCTGGTGCTTCTGCTGTTGCTGCTGCTAATATTTGGCATTTTAAGGAATTATCAGATAGAGGAGGAAAGCGGGCATTGGCAAAGGCTGGTGTTGAAGTTAGGTTGTAA